The nucleotide sequence GCGtaagttgataaaatcaaaattaccaaaacccATTGATTTTTACTCCTTATTGGAAAGGAATTATTTTGAAGCACCGAGCATCCCTATTACAATAAGCGTAGAAATTACGTCGActtgaaaatataggtaaataagATAGGTACTCAAACACTGATCACGTCATCATGACAATCAATCTGAATAGCGATCGAAAgagagaaaatataatttattggCACATTCGCAAAGATCAAGCGTACATATTTAACTTTACAGGCAATAAGTAAGTATCTTATCTTCTGTAAACTCAAAATTGTAGAATGAACGCTGAACAAAGCTActcgaaacgaaaaataatttcagttacGTCCGTATATTCATTCGTTTCTATATTcttaaaagtgtcaaaaagtgaccCCAAAACGAAAATGTGGCTGGTCGTGGTTCAGGTCTTACTcagttcaacatttttaataatttacttTGGCCTGAAATATCAGTACAATCACTGGAAGCGTAAACAGATTCCGTATGTGGCTTCTAATGTACTCGATCTCGATTGGTATAATTTACCGGAGGTCAAATACTACTCGCAGATTTATCATCGCTTGGAAGGTCACAAATTTGGCGGATTTTACCATAAATTTGTTCCTAAAATGATGGTTCGCCATCCGGAACTCATCAAACGTATTTTAATCAAAGATTTCGACCACTTTTATAAACGTGTAGGCTCAGTAGTTTATGATGAAAAGAAACCTCTCACAATGCATTTGTTTCACGCTTATGgaccattttggaaaagtaagtataatttttaattattaatgaatACAAATGCCTGAtttattcaattgattttttcctccctGTCGCCAAAAAAACTCCTTATATTCTTATTCTAAGATATAGTGCTGACAATAATTAAGCGATCACCTATCAAACTCACTCACCGAAACAATGTCTAACCATCTTCTTAAAATTATGTCGCAGAACTAAGAATCAAATTAACACCCACTTTCACTTCCGTAAAGATAAAATACATGTTCAGTTTGATGGAAGAATGCGCCAaagatttgaacgaaaaaatggaAGAACAAATTAGAATCGACGACACAATTGACGTGAAAGAGTACACTCTTCGTTACACCATCGAAGTAATATCATCGTGCGCTTTTGGACTGAAAGCTTGTACTATTCAAGATGGCAGCTCGATATTCAGATCAATGGCCTTAAGCATTTCTGATAGTAGTTTACTGAAAAGACTATTAGCGAATATCGCCACAATATTCCCTtgggtcaaaaaaattctcggaTTATATTTATCCGATAAATTggcaatcgattttttttataacctCACTAAAGATTTGGTCAATTATCGCAGAAACAATTCCGTAAGCAGAAATGACTTTTTCCAGTTGTTACTCAATATGAGAGATGATGATGATCAACAAAAAAGTCAG is from Planococcus citri chromosome 1, ihPlaCitr1.1, whole genome shotgun sequence and encodes:
- the LOC135833131 gene encoding probable cytochrome P450 6a13, with amino-acid sequence MWLVVVQVLLSSTFLIIYFGLKYQYNHWKRKQIPYVASNVLDLDWYNLPEVKYYSQIYHRLEGHKFGGFYHKFVPKMMVRHPELIKRILIKDFDHFYKRVGSVVYDEKKPLTMHLFHAYGPFWKKLRIKLTPTFTSVKIKYMFSLMEECAKDLNEKMEEQIRIDDTIDVKEYTLRYTIEVISSCAFGLKACTIQDGSSIFRSMALSISDSSLLKRLLANIATIFPWVKKILGLYLSDKLAIDFFYNLTKDLVNYRRNNSVSRNDFFQLLLNMRDDDDQQKSQKQRGDSLAMNDELMAAQCFLFFVAGFDTSNLVLSGALFELALQADIQKKLQDEIDEYLQKYDDKITYEMVKSMPYLNQVVSEAMRMYPILGSLSRVCARDYQIPNTDVVIEEGTEVYIPIAGLHSDPQYFPNPQLFDPDRFKDFESYPGRDAYLPFGDGPKNCIGSRFGQMTVKLALVYLLRDFNFEPCSMTRIPLEYKPFRVATSVNHEIFLKCSTR